ACTAACCGTGCCGATATCCTCGACCCTGCTTTATTGAGGGCCGGACGTTTTGATCGCCATATCCATCTCGATCTTCCAAACAAGCAGGAACGTTTAGCCATTTTTGGCGTACACCTGAAACCATTAGTATTGGATAAATCCGTTGATGTGGAATACCTGAGTTCACAAACACCCGGATTTTCAGGGGCAGATATCGCCAATGTTTGTAACGAAGCGGCTCTTATTGCTGCGCGGAAAAAGAAAAAAGCCATTGAAGCCCGGGATTTTTCTGATGCCATTGACCGCATTGTAAGCGGACTTGAGAAAAAAAGTAAAATAATTTCTCCTGCCGAGAAAAAAATAATCGCTTACCACGAGGCAGGACATGCTGTTGTAAGCTGGATGCTCAAAAACGTTGATCCATTACAAAAGGTTTCCATTATACCGCATGGTAAATCGCTCGGAGCATCCTGGTATTTACCCGAAGAGCGACAGATCATTACCGAAGCACAATTTTTCGATCGCCTGTGCGCTGCCTTGGGAGGCAGAACGGCGGAAGAAATTATTTTTAAAGAAATATCATCCGGTGCACTGGATGATCTCGAAAGAGTCACCAAGCAGGCTTATATAATGATTACCCAACTCGGCCTCAACGAAAAAATTGGGAACATTAGTTTTTATGATTCAACGGGTGTCAATGAAAATTCCTTCCAGAAGCCTTACAGTGAAGCAACAGCCCAACTGATTGATGAAGAGGTAAGGATCCTGGTAAAGCAAGCTCATGAATCCGCAAAGGCAATTTTAGAAAGTAATCGTGACAAACTGGATACGCTGGCAAAACTCTTACTTCAAAAAGAAGTAATATATAAAAAGGATATTGAACAGGTATTAGGCAAACGAGTTGCCAATAAAGATAAAGAAGAAAATATAGTGTAACACAGGTATTAAAAAAACCGTCTTTATCATGGACGGTTTTTTTAATTTCAACCCGTTTCTCAGGTAACTTTAATTTCCTTCGCTGGTTTTGAAACAGTTACTTCCTTTTTAGGAAGTGTAAGGCGAAGAACCCCATTTTCATACTTCGCGTCAATTTTATCAGTCAGCGAATTTTCAGGCAGGGTAAAAGAACGACTGAAAGAATTGTAAGAAAATTCCCTTCTCTTGTAATTCTTTTTTTCCTCCTTTTTTTCCTCTTCCTTTTCCGCGCTGATAGTGAGAACATTATTGTCCAGCTCTACTTTAAAATCTTTACGCTCAAGACCCGGGGCAGCCAGCTCTACTTTATAATCCTTTTCATTTTCAACAATGTTTACACCTGGAACAACAAGTGAACCTCCGTTGAAGTCAATCAGATCTGTGTCCAAATCAAATACACCTGGAAGCACAGTTCTTGTGTTAAAAAAATCGCTTACCAGTGAGGGAAGCGTAGCTCTGTTTCTTACTAATAGTGACATGGTTTTAATTTTTTGGTTAAACATTAATTTATTTATCGAAACAAAAATAATCGTGCCTGCCTGTTAAATAAATGATCTTGCACAATCAAAACGCTGATTTTTGTCACATCTCAAACAAACAGAATCCAGCGAATGAAAAAAGAGAAAGTAATTAGCTTCTTACTGCTAAGTTCATTGGTTGGACAACATTTAAACTTTTGAAGTATCCTAAAAAGGTTTTGTTTAATGAACCTTGCCTGCAGGCTTTGCTCCGCTGAAGCTACGCGAAAGCGATGCAGATTGTCGTATAAGCCCGTACTCAGTATAATGCAAATTAATCTCGAAAAATACTAGGTTGCGGGTTGTGAAGTTTATCCGGAGATGTTTGAAAGGATGTCATAATAATTAGTACCATAACACTTGCAGCAGCAGCAAAGAAGCACCAAACCGAAATAACATATTCCCCAAAAAATAGTTTTGATACAATAAATGATGTCAAAATAATAG
This window of the Bacteroidota bacterium genome carries:
- a CDS encoding Hsp20/alpha crystallin family protein translates to MSLLVRNRATLPSLVSDFFNTRTVLPGVFDLDTDLIDFNGGSLVVPGVNIVENEKDYKVELAAPGLERKDFKVELDNNVLTISAEKEEEKKEEKKNYKRREFSYNSFSRSFTLPENSLTDKIDAKYENGVLRLTLPKKEVTVSKPAKEIKVT